The following proteins come from a genomic window of Candidatus Macondimonas diazotrophica:
- a CDS encoding HAMP domain-containing sensor histidine kinase, translated as MAGRFAICYRPRSILRLILVSYLAVLTPPILAIIFAVGYLDVLLTQGRTAVYDSVRAAQNGRALVEQVTAMERSALQTVALEDPLFLQSYLRGREKLYGSLEDLNPLTRYPEFAKRVQAFQAQETRITERIQIAQTPQPTIAEVADEFDDLRLQARDILDYSVVVINQEVEAIRQQGEQARRTIIGIAAIQLPFALISAIAFTMLIGRPLRQLRRAIEALGDGLFTRPIRVQGPQDVAGVGQRLDWLRQRLVDLEEQKAQFLRQVSHELKTPLSAIREGTQLLSDDIAGALNPAQREVLDILSRNAVHLQHLIEDMLNFNMARSHRPTLNPRPVDLAGLLTGLMQDHKPALMSKNLNLQTHFERVSLIADEGKLKTVIDNMLSNAVKFSPRGGTLWVDCSHEGSEIWVDVRDEGPGIPEDERDRIFEAFFQGSTALSAGSVVKGSGIGLAIAQEFAHAHGGRIEVRPSPGRGAWLRLRIPGGNVT; from the coding sequence GTGGCTGGGAGATTTGCTATCTGTTACCGACCCCGTTCCATTCTCCGGCTGATCCTGGTCAGCTACCTGGCGGTTCTGACACCCCCGATTCTGGCGATCATCTTTGCAGTGGGCTATCTCGACGTCTTGCTCACGCAGGGTCGAACGGCCGTCTACGATTCGGTGAGAGCGGCACAGAACGGCCGCGCGCTGGTCGAGCAGGTGACGGCCATGGAGCGCAGCGCGCTGCAAACGGTGGCCTTGGAAGACCCACTGTTTCTGCAATCGTATCTGCGCGGCCGGGAGAAGCTCTACGGCAGTCTGGAGGATCTGAATCCACTCACTCGATATCCGGAATTTGCCAAGCGTGTTCAGGCGTTTCAGGCGCAGGAAACACGGATTACAGAGCGGATTCAAATCGCGCAGACGCCTCAACCGACGATCGCCGAGGTGGCCGATGAGTTCGACGATTTAAGACTGCAAGCCCGCGACATCCTTGACTACAGCGTGGTCGTCATCAATCAGGAAGTGGAAGCGATACGGCAGCAAGGGGAGCAGGCTCGCCGGACGATTATCGGAATTGCGGCGATTCAGCTTCCATTCGCGCTGATTTCGGCCATTGCCTTCACGATGTTGATCGGGCGCCCGTTGCGGCAATTGCGTCGCGCCATCGAGGCCCTGGGTGACGGGTTGTTCACACGACCCATTCGGGTTCAGGGTCCCCAGGATGTTGCCGGTGTTGGCCAGCGTCTGGATTGGCTGCGTCAACGCTTGGTGGATCTGGAAGAGCAAAAAGCCCAATTCCTGCGCCAGGTTTCGCACGAGCTCAAAACGCCACTCAGTGCGATTCGGGAGGGTACTCAGCTGTTGTCCGATGACATCGCGGGCGCGCTCAATCCCGCGCAGCGCGAAGTGCTGGATATCTTGTCGAGGAATGCTGTCCATCTGCAGCATTTGATCGAGGATATGCTCAATTTCAATATGGCCCGCAGTCACCGCCCGACCTTGAATCCCCGCCCGGTTGACCTCGCTGGGTTGTTGACGGGATTGATGCAGGACCACAAGCCAGCCTTGATGAGCAAAAACCTGAATCTTCAGACGCATTTCGAGCGGGTGTCTTTGATTGCAGACGAGGGGAAACTAAAAACGGTTATCGATAACATGCTGTCGAATGCCGTCAAGTTTTCGCCTCGAGGAGGGACGCTGTGGGTCGATTGCAGTCATGAGGGAAGCGAGATATGGGTCGATGTCCGTGATGAGGGGCCGGGAATCCCCGAGGACGAGCGGGACCGGATTTTCGAGGCATTTTTCCAGGGAAGTACAGCGCTTTCAGCAGGTAGTGTGGTGAAGGGTTCAGGAATCGGACTGGCGATTGCGCAAGAATTCGCTCATGCCCATGGCGGACGGATCGAGGTGCGTCCGTCGCCTGGGCGAGGCGCATGGCTGCGTCTGCGCATTCCCGGGGGAAACGTGACATGA
- the tolQ gene encoding protein TolQ, with amino-acid sequence MDTASPETSIVSLILQASVLVQMVMALLLLASLFSWYVIFRKRSQLANARRLSRTFEDRFWSGMELGELFRQASRERVREGLASVFVAGFGEYVRLRQQPNPNPEECIQAANRAMRAAQLRETERLEEHLPSLATIGSVTPYVGLFGTVWGIMHSFQGLAKVQQATLSMVAPGISEALIATAMGLFAAIPAVVAYNRYAAQIGVLVTQMDGFRDEFSNILQRNLSPAGEGSRKLAGADAP; translated from the coding sequence ATGGACACCGCTAGCCCTGAAACGTCGATTGTTTCCCTGATCCTCCAGGCCAGTGTGCTGGTGCAGATGGTCATGGCCCTTCTGCTGTTGGCCTCGCTGTTTTCATGGTATGTGATTTTCAGAAAGCGTTCTCAGTTGGCCAATGCCCGCCGCTTGAGCCGAACGTTCGAAGATCGCTTCTGGTCCGGAATGGAGCTTGGGGAATTGTTTCGACAAGCCAGCCGCGAACGCGTTCGAGAAGGGCTGGCCAGCGTTTTTGTTGCCGGGTTCGGCGAATATGTTCGTTTACGCCAGCAACCCAATCCGAACCCTGAAGAATGCATCCAGGCCGCCAATCGGGCCATGCGTGCAGCGCAGTTAAGGGAAACCGAGCGGCTCGAAGAACACCTTCCGAGTCTGGCCACGATCGGATCGGTGACACCCTACGTCGGCCTGTTTGGGACAGTCTGGGGAATCATGCATTCCTTTCAGGGATTGGCGAAGGTTCAACAGGCCACCTTGAGCATGGTGGCGCCAGGGATATCCGAGGCGCTCATCGCGACGGCGATGGGTTTGTTCGCGGCCATTCCGGCGGTCGTGGCCTATAACCGCTATGCTGCCCAGATTGGCGTGCTGGTGACCCAGATGGATGGGTTCCGTGACGAGTTCTCCAATATTCTGCAACGCAATCTGTCTCCGGCCGGAGAGGGAAGCCGTAAGCTTGCCGGCGCCGACGCCCCCTGA
- a CDS encoding YebC/PmpR family DNA-binding transcriptional regulator: MAGHSKWANIQHRKNAQDARRGKLFTKLIREITIAARVGGSDVTSNSRLRLAIDKAFAANMTRDTVDRAVKRGSGDLDGAALEEVRYEGYGPGGVAVMVECMTDNRNRTVAEVRHAFTKQGGNLGADGSVAYLFNRTGVLSYGPETDYDALMEAALEAAAEDIVRSDDGSLDLLVTPDEFEHALAVLQEAGFEPASAEITERAATNVRVEGEAAESVLKLLERLEDLDDVQNVYSNADFPEELLV, from the coding sequence ATGGCAGGACATAGCAAGTGGGCCAACATCCAGCATCGAAAGAATGCCCAGGATGCACGGCGTGGCAAGCTTTTCACCAAGTTGATCCGCGAAATCACCATCGCGGCCCGGGTCGGCGGCAGCGACGTGACCAGCAACTCGCGGCTACGGCTCGCGATCGACAAGGCCTTTGCGGCCAACATGACCCGGGATACAGTGGACCGTGCGGTCAAGCGCGGGAGCGGCGATCTGGACGGCGCCGCTCTTGAGGAAGTGCGCTACGAAGGCTATGGCCCGGGTGGCGTGGCCGTGATGGTCGAATGCATGACCGATAATCGCAATCGCACTGTGGCCGAGGTTCGGCATGCCTTCACCAAGCAGGGCGGTAACCTGGGGGCAGATGGTTCGGTTGCCTATCTGTTCAATCGGACGGGTGTGCTGAGCTACGGCCCCGAAACGGATTACGACGCGCTCATGGAGGCGGCGCTTGAGGCAGCCGCCGAGGATATCGTGCGCAGCGATGACGGGTCTTTGGACCTTCTGGTCACGCCGGATGAATTCGAGCATGCCTTGGCCGTGTTGCAAGAAGCCGGTTTCGAGCCGGCTTCGGCCGAAATCACGGAACGGGCGGCCACGAACGTCCGCGTGGAGGGCGAGGCCGCCGAAAGCGTGCTGAAGTTGCTGGAGCGTCTGGAAGATCTCGACGATGTCCAGAATGTCTATTCGAACGCCGATTTCCCCGAGGAACTGCTGGTCTGA
- the ruvC gene encoding crossover junction endodeoxyribonuclease RuvC has protein sequence MRILGIDPGSRITGFGVIDVLAGGKLRYCDSGSIRLGSGEMPTRLAELDASLSEVIAQWNPHEISLERVFVMRNVDSALKLGQARGVVLCAVGRAALPLAEYAPRLVKQTVTGTGAATKEQIQHMIRQLLGLRGILAADAADALALSVCHAHQRRRLGAGSTAGGWG, from the coding sequence TTGCGCATCCTGGGCATCGATCCGGGGTCGCGCATCACCGGGTTCGGCGTAATCGACGTTCTGGCAGGCGGAAAGCTTCGTTACTGCGACAGTGGATCGATCCGGCTCGGTTCGGGGGAGATGCCGACTCGTCTCGCCGAGCTTGACGCTTCTCTGAGCGAAGTGATCGCCCAGTGGAATCCCCATGAAATCAGTCTCGAGCGGGTCTTCGTCATGCGCAACGTGGACAGTGCCTTGAAGCTGGGACAGGCGCGCGGGGTCGTTCTGTGTGCGGTCGGACGTGCGGCGCTACCGCTCGCCGAGTATGCGCCGCGTTTGGTGAAGCAGACGGTTACCGGCACCGGGGCGGCAACCAAGGAACAGATTCAGCATATGATTCGTCAGTTGCTGGGTTTGCGCGGAATCCTGGCCGCGGATGCGGCCGATGCATTGGCGCTGAGTGTCTGCCATGCGCATCAGCGGCGACGGCTCGGGGCCGGGAGCACTGCGGGAGGTTGGGGATGA
- a CDS encoding sigma 54-interacting transcriptional regulator, producing the protein MSQPARILLVDDDLSLLRLLSLRLEAAGFEVMPVENGELALGSLPGFRPDLLITDLRMDGMDGMALFEQVHRRHPFLPVIILTAHGTIPEAVQATKKGVFSFVTKPFESRELLEQIQQALEQSRLSESMSGCGNDQQWRAGIITRNAAMEELLSRAYRVAGGDASVFIEGESGTGKELLAKAIHRASPRAEGPFIAVNCGAIPENLLESELFGHRRGAFTGAVQDHQGLFVSASGGTLFLDEIGDMPMPLQVKLLRVLQEREVRPVGATRPIPVDVRIISATHRNLEEEMKSSRFREDLYYRLNVVTLSLPPLNHRRDDIPLLAEYFRESLAQRYQKSITGFSRSAMELLMTADWTGNVRQLYNVVEQAVALSPAPQIQVGLLQDAIKDRADDIIPFADARRQFELDYLIGLLQMTRGNVTQAARLAGRNRTEFYKLLHRHALDPAQFKD; encoded by the coding sequence ATGTCTCAACCTGCCCGTATTTTGCTTGTCGACGATGATCTCAGTCTGCTGCGGCTGCTTTCCCTGCGCCTGGAAGCTGCAGGATTCGAGGTGATGCCTGTTGAGAACGGAGAATTGGCGCTGGGCAGCTTGCCTGGATTCAGGCCCGACTTGTTGATCACCGATCTGCGCATGGACGGCATGGACGGCATGGCCTTGTTCGAGCAGGTGCATCGCCGTCATCCTTTCCTTCCGGTGATCATCCTGACTGCGCACGGCACCATCCCCGAGGCTGTGCAAGCTACGAAGAAAGGCGTATTCAGTTTTGTAACCAAGCCATTCGAAAGCCGGGAATTGCTGGAGCAGATTCAGCAGGCGCTGGAGCAGTCTCGGCTGAGCGAATCGATGTCGGGATGTGGAAACGATCAGCAATGGCGCGCGGGCATCATCACGCGCAACGCGGCAATGGAGGAATTGCTGAGTCGGGCTTATCGGGTGGCAGGCGGCGATGCGAGTGTCTTTATCGAAGGCGAGAGCGGGACGGGCAAGGAACTGCTGGCCAAGGCCATCCACCGCGCCAGTCCCCGGGCCGAGGGCCCTTTCATTGCGGTCAATTGTGGAGCAATTCCCGAGAATCTGCTCGAATCGGAGTTGTTCGGTCATCGTCGGGGCGCATTTACCGGCGCCGTGCAGGATCATCAAGGGCTATTCGTTTCGGCCAGCGGGGGCACGCTGTTTCTCGACGAGATCGGCGACATGCCCATGCCCCTGCAGGTCAAGTTGCTGCGGGTGCTGCAGGAGCGCGAAGTGCGGCCAGTCGGTGCAACGCGTCCGATTCCCGTGGATGTCCGCATCATTTCCGCGACACATCGGAATCTGGAAGAGGAAATGAAATCCAGCCGGTTCCGTGAAGATCTGTATTACCGGCTGAATGTGGTGACCCTGTCCTTACCTCCCCTCAATCATCGGCGTGATGACATTCCGCTTCTCGCTGAATACTTCAGGGAGAGCTTGGCGCAACGCTACCAGAAATCGATCACCGGATTTTCACGCAGTGCCATGGAGCTGCTGATGACGGCCGACTGGACCGGCAACGTGCGCCAGCTCTACAACGTCGTCGAGCAAGCGGTGGCCTTGAGTCCGGCGCCGCAGATCCAGGTTGGCCTGCTGCAGGATGCGATCAAGGATCGGGCCGACGACATCATTCCATTCGCCGATGCCCGGCGCCAGTTCGAGTTGGACTACCTGATCGGCCTGCTGCAGATGACGCGTGGGAATGTGACGCAGGCTGCGCGCCTTGCGGGCCGGAACCGAACCGAGTTCTACAAGCTTCTGCATCGTCATGCATTGGATCCGGCTCAATTCAAGGACTGA
- the ruvA gene encoding Holliday junction branch migration protein RuvA yields MIGRLRGEVIDVVPPGLVLDVSGVGYEVEIPGSLLEGMQPGQTIMLWTHLVSREDALQLYGFGSRAERALFRELMRVNGVGAKLALALLSALPAAHLQDCLARGDAAALMRVPGVGRKTADRLIMELRDRVGLLPLAPLPQATNGDGAERGAFEDAYAALLALGYRPTEARELLQSLDPAITDSETLIRLALRSAFQ; encoded by the coding sequence ATGATCGGGCGTTTGCGGGGCGAAGTGATCGATGTCGTGCCGCCGGGCCTGGTTCTGGACGTCAGCGGCGTGGGTTACGAGGTCGAGATACCCGGCTCATTACTCGAAGGGATGCAGCCCGGCCAGACGATCATGCTGTGGACCCATCTGGTCTCGCGCGAGGATGCGCTGCAGCTGTATGGGTTTGGCAGCCGCGCGGAGCGCGCATTGTTCCGTGAGCTGATGCGCGTGAACGGGGTCGGTGCCAAGCTTGCCTTGGCACTGCTGTCGGCGTTGCCCGCTGCGCATTTGCAAGATTGTCTGGCGCGGGGGGATGCGGCGGCTTTGATGCGCGTGCCTGGAGTGGGGCGTAAAACCGCTGACCGGTTGATCATGGAATTGCGCGATCGCGTCGGGCTCTTACCGCTGGCGCCGCTCCCGCAGGCGACCAATGGCGATGGGGCGGAGCGCGGCGCGTTCGAAGATGCCTATGCGGCCCTGCTGGCTTTGGGGTACCGCCCCACCGAAGCACGTGAGCTGCTCCAATCCCTCGATCCGGCCATTACGGACAGTGAGACGCTGATTCGTCTGGCCCTGCGCTCCGCGTTTCAGTAA
- the ruvB gene encoding Holliday junction branch migration DNA helicase RuvB, which produces MPIERDRLVTPAAQGGDETVDRALRPRQLADYVGQAPVRSQMEIFIAAARAREEALDHVLLFGPPGLGKTTLAHIIANEMGARLRQTAGPVLERPGDLAALLTHLEAGDVLFVDEIHRLPAVVEEILYPALEDYQLDIVIGEGPAARSIKLDLPPFTLVGATTRAGLLTSPLRDRFGIVQRLEYYNAEDLARIVARSASLSGVMVTSEGAAEIARRARGTPRIANRLLRRVRDFAQVRGDGTVDLAIARAALDMLEVDTHGLDVLDRKLLGCLIERYDGGPVGIESLAAALSEDKGTLEEVIEPYLIQEGFVQRTARGRIATAQALLHWGRTGAPGPLASDLFDSP; this is translated from the coding sequence ATGCCCATCGAACGCGACCGCCTCGTCACGCCCGCCGCGCAAGGCGGCGACGAAACCGTCGACCGCGCTCTGCGGCCACGTCAACTGGCGGACTACGTCGGGCAGGCGCCGGTGCGCAGCCAGATGGAGATCTTCATCGCAGCGGCGCGTGCACGGGAGGAAGCGCTGGACCATGTATTGCTCTTTGGGCCGCCGGGGCTCGGAAAAACCACGCTTGCCCACATCATCGCCAATGAAATGGGTGCCCGCTTGCGACAGACCGCGGGGCCGGTGCTCGAGCGGCCCGGTGATCTGGCGGCGCTGCTGACGCATCTCGAAGCCGGTGATGTGCTGTTTGTCGATGAAATTCATCGATTGCCGGCGGTCGTGGAGGAAATTCTCTATCCTGCGTTAGAGGATTATCAGCTGGATATCGTCATCGGTGAGGGGCCGGCAGCGCGTTCGATCAAGCTCGATCTGCCGCCCTTCACGCTGGTCGGCGCCACCACGCGGGCGGGTTTGCTGACCTCCCCGCTGCGGGATCGATTTGGAATCGTTCAACGGCTCGAATACTACAACGCCGAAGATCTGGCGCGCATCGTAGCTCGCTCTGCAAGCCTTTCCGGTGTCATGGTGACGTCCGAAGGCGCGGCCGAAATCGCCCGCCGGGCCCGCGGCACACCCCGCATCGCCAATCGTTTGCTGCGTCGCGTGCGCGATTTCGCCCAAGTGCGCGGCGACGGGACAGTGGACTTGGCGATTGCACGGGCTGCGCTGGATATGCTGGAGGTCGATACCCACGGACTGGATGTACTGGATCGGAAGCTGCTGGGGTGTCTGATCGAGCGCTATGACGGTGGGCCGGTCGGCATTGAAAGCTTGGCGGCCGCGTTGAGTGAGGATAAGGGGACGCTCGAGGAAGTGATCGAGCCCTACCTCATCCAGGAAGGTTTCGTGCAACGCACAGCGCGTGGCCGCATTGCCACGGCGCAGGCGCTCCTGCATTGGGGACGGACCGGAGCACCTGGACCGTTGGCATCTGACTTGTTCGATTCGCCTTGA
- the tolA gene encoding cell envelope integrity protein TolA — MSDRDTHLSSPADKPSRFRYWALSLGLHGALVVIFAVIAIWPRPRPVQPSGGPIIQANLVDMREVNRQAINRQEARERAEAQAKAEANRRDAEAKAEAAEREKAAAEAEAEARTKAEAARRKAEADAKAKAEAAAREKAAAEAKAKAKAETEAKAKAEAARRKAEADAKAKAEAAAREKAAAEAKAEAEAKAKEEAARQKAEAAAREKAAAEAKAEAEAKAKEEAARQKAEAAAREKAAAEAKAKAEAEARARAEQAAREAAMRAELAAEQAARDAALRADLLSRYVGALSQAVKRNWIRPPVADTLGNFRCELRVSQTPTGQVTSARVVKSCGDPILDRSIEQAVFRASPLPAPPPELVDQTRDLLFTFKP; from the coding sequence ATGAGCGATCGGGACACGCATCTTTCCAGCCCGGCTGACAAACCGAGCCGATTTCGGTATTGGGCGCTTTCGCTCGGTTTGCATGGCGCTCTCGTCGTAATCTTTGCCGTGATCGCAATATGGCCGCGCCCGCGTCCGGTCCAGCCAAGTGGCGGCCCGATCATCCAGGCGAATCTCGTCGATATGCGCGAGGTCAATCGTCAGGCGATCAATCGCCAAGAGGCGCGGGAACGTGCCGAAGCGCAGGCTAAGGCAGAGGCCAACCGTCGAGATGCGGAGGCCAAAGCCGAGGCGGCAGAACGCGAGAAAGCGGCGGCGGAGGCCGAGGCCGAGGCGAGAACGAAGGCCGAGGCGGCGCGCCGGAAGGCCGAGGCAGATGCTAAGGCCAAAGCCGAGGCGGCAGCGCGCGAGAAAGCGGCGGCTGAGGCCAAGGCGAAGGCGAAGGCGGAGACCGAAGCGAAAGCGAAGGCCGAGGCGGCGCGCCGGAAAGCCGAGGCAGATGCTAAGGCCAAAGCCGAGGCGGCAGCGCGTGAGAAAGCGGCGGCTGAGGCCAAGGCGGAGGCCGAGGCGAAAGCGAAGGAAGAGGCAGCACGCCAGAAGGCTGAGGCAGCGGCTCGCGAGAAAGCGGCGGCTGAGGCCAAGGCGGAGGCCGAGGCGAAAGCGAAGGAAGAGGCAGCGCGCCAGAAGGCTGAGGCAGCGGCTCGCGAGAAGGCGGCAGCCGAAGCCAAAGCCAAGGCGGAGGCCGAAGCACGGGCAAGAGCAGAGCAGGCTGCACGTGAAGCGGCAATGCGCGCAGAATTGGCGGCGGAGCAGGCTGCAAGAGATGCGGCCCTGCGTGCGGATCTATTGTCTCGGTATGTCGGCGCGTTGTCGCAGGCGGTGAAGCGTAATTGGATTCGACCACCCGTAGCCGATACGCTTGGAAACTTCAGATGCGAGTTGCGCGTTTCACAGACGCCAACCGGTCAGGTGACTTCGGCTCGCGTGGTGAAGAGTTGTGGTGATCCGATTCTGGATCGTTCCATTGAGCAGGCTGTGTTTCGGGCATCGCCCTTGCCGGCGCCTCCTCCGGAGTTGGTGGACCAGACCCGGGATCTGCTTTTTACGTTTAAACCCTGA
- the tolR gene encoding protein TolR, with protein MAQLTGKRGLIGEMNVVPYIDVMLVLLIIFMATTPLLSRGVQVDLPKADAKPMTLEDLEDKKPVILSVDAEGQMYLNLVDGGERVVDEDTILAEVSAVLAERQDNPVLVQGDHTVDYGRVVQAMVILQQAGAPNVGLMTDPPPESDRRRR; from the coding sequence ATGGCTCAACTGACGGGTAAGCGTGGTTTGATCGGCGAAATGAACGTCGTGCCCTACATCGACGTTATGCTCGTGCTGCTGATCATTTTCATGGCGACTACGCCGCTTTTGTCGCGTGGCGTTCAGGTTGATTTGCCCAAGGCGGACGCCAAGCCGATGACGCTCGAGGATCTGGAAGACAAGAAGCCGGTCATTCTGAGCGTGGACGCGGAAGGTCAGATGTACCTGAACCTGGTTGATGGTGGTGAGCGCGTGGTAGACGAAGACACCATTCTTGCAGAAGTCAGTGCGGTACTGGCAGAGCGCCAGGACAACCCCGTTCTGGTCCAGGGCGATCATACGGTTGATTACGGCCGAGTCGTCCAGGCGATGGTCATCCTGCAACAGGCGGGTGCACCGAATGTCGGTCTCATGACTGATCCACCACCTGAGTCTGATCGACGGCGCCGCTGA
- the ybgC gene encoding tol-pal system-associated acyl-CoA thioesterase, protein MREFSWPVRVYYEDTDAGGVVYHARYLNLLERARTEWLRSLGIEQDQLMSESGLMFVVSRVAIDYLRPARFNQQMNVTVSPLPLHGARMTLRQEVRDRHGLSHCRAEVVVVCVRVSDLKPVRLPRFLQEELSNGHR, encoded by the coding sequence TTGCGCGAGTTTTCCTGGCCCGTTCGGGTGTATTACGAAGATACCGATGCGGGCGGTGTGGTCTATCACGCACGCTATCTCAACCTGCTCGAGCGAGCGCGGACGGAATGGCTGCGGAGTTTGGGGATCGAGCAGGATCAGCTGATGTCCGAATCCGGTTTGATGTTCGTCGTGAGTCGCGTTGCCATCGACTATCTTCGTCCGGCCCGATTCAATCAACAGATGAACGTCACCGTATCGCCCCTGCCGCTCCACGGGGCGCGCATGACCCTGCGGCAAGAAGTTCGTGATCGCCACGGACTCAGTCATTGCCGCGCGGAAGTGGTGGTCGTTTGCGTTCGCGTATCGGATCTGAAACCTGTTCGTCTGCCCCGGTTTTTGCAAGAGGAATTGTCCAATGGACACCGCTAG
- a CDS encoding YfaZ family outer membrane protein codes for MRMLPVAAVALSMPFAVAAHTIDLAVGDDAFRAAYEGDVAPAAGGMLRADVGALHNEDDGDLIHLGLKVRGDAGGYTVGVEGALGATLYWAGIDDPDEDVSAVALTGELHVTPQDWDRVRLAFTLNYAPEVLTFGEGESLLDTAARLEYEVLQETRVYLGYRLARVELEQGGDQDLHQGAQLGINITF; via the coding sequence ATGCGCATGCTTCCAGTCGCCGCCGTGGCGTTGTCGATGCCGTTTGCCGTTGCCGCCCATACCATCGACCTTGCAGTGGGGGACGATGCCTTTCGCGCGGCCTATGAAGGGGATGTGGCCCCTGCTGCCGGCGGGATGCTGCGGGCAGATGTCGGCGCGCTGCACAATGAAGATGACGGTGATTTGATCCATTTGGGCCTGAAAGTTCGCGGTGACGCGGGCGGTTATACCGTGGGCGTCGAGGGTGCGCTGGGTGCGACCCTGTATTGGGCCGGGATCGATGACCCGGATGAAGATGTCAGCGCCGTCGCCTTGACCGGCGAGCTGCATGTCACGCCCCAGGATTGGGATCGCGTCCGCCTTGCCTTCACGCTGAATTACGCACCCGAGGTGTTGACGTTCGGCGAGGGTGAGTCCTTGCTCGATACGGCTGCACGCTTGGAATACGAAGTGCTCCAGGAGACCCGTGTCTATCTGGGATACCGCTTGGCGCGTGTGGAGCTGGAACAGGGTGGAGATCAGGATCTGCACCAGGGTGCGCAATTGGGCATCAATATCACGTTCTGA
- the tolB gene encoding Tol-Pal system beta propeller repeat protein TolB → MSTVKQWTAWAALLLLMSMPVFGEPLRIEITEGVSSALPIAIVPFAGAAQAPGAPVHSIVDADLSRSGRFDTLPTGEMPQQPSSLDQVNFAAWRTTGVTYAAVGQVIPQGSSSYMIRFLIVDVPRGQQLAAFQVPASADDMRSAAHRVSDLIYEQLLGERGAFNTRIAYVSVPNRPRVGQPSEYLLMVSDADGENSRTVLKSKEPLMSPVWSPDGRQLAYVSFETGRSQIFSQDLATGKRRVLSSKPGINGAPSWSPDGRSIAIALSDGPNTHIHLMDLESGSLRQITQGAAINTEPDWSPDGTKLLFTSDRGGRPQIYEMNRDGGQVRRLTYQGSYNARARYSPDGKSIVMVQGGSSFRIAIQDLQSGTVRVLSQGPEDESPSFAPNGAMIIYASQYGGNGVLSTVSFDGKVRQRVAGRGDIREAAWSPFRPR, encoded by the coding sequence ATGAGCACAGTGAAGCAGTGGACGGCATGGGCGGCGTTGCTGCTGCTGATGTCAATGCCGGTATTCGGTGAGCCATTGCGCATCGAGATCACCGAAGGGGTGAGTAGCGCCCTGCCGATTGCCATCGTGCCCTTTGCCGGCGCGGCTCAGGCGCCTGGTGCTCCCGTACATTCGATCGTGGATGCGGATCTGAGTCGGAGCGGGCGGTTCGATACCCTGCCGACGGGTGAGATGCCTCAGCAGCCAAGCAGTCTGGATCAGGTGAATTTCGCTGCTTGGCGGACGACGGGCGTCACCTATGCGGCGGTGGGCCAGGTGATCCCGCAGGGCAGCAGCAGCTACATGATCCGTTTCCTGATCGTCGATGTGCCGCGAGGGCAGCAGTTGGCGGCCTTTCAGGTCCCCGCCTCGGCGGATGACATGCGTAGCGCAGCGCATCGGGTCAGTGACCTTATCTATGAACAGTTGCTCGGCGAACGTGGCGCCTTCAATACACGCATTGCTTATGTGAGCGTCCCCAATCGACCGCGCGTGGGCCAACCGTCCGAGTATCTGCTGATGGTATCGGACGCCGACGGTGAAAACAGTCGAACGGTCCTGAAATCCAAAGAGCCGCTGATGTCCCCGGTATGGTCGCCCGATGGCCGCCAGCTCGCATATGTCTCTTTCGAGACAGGGCGTTCGCAGATCTTTTCGCAGGACCTGGCAACCGGAAAGCGGCGGGTCCTGTCCTCGAAACCGGGAATCAATGGGGCACCAAGCTGGTCGCCCGATGGTCGGTCGATCGCCATTGCCCTGTCCGATGGCCCGAATACGCACATCCATCTGATGGACCTGGAGAGCGGCAGCCTGCGTCAGATCACGCAAGGCGCGGCCATCAATACCGAGCCGGATTGGTCACCCGATGGGACCAAGCTGCTGTTTACATCCGATCGGGGTGGACGACCCCAGATCTACGAAATGAATCGGGACGGTGGGCAGGTGCGGCGGCTCACCTATCAGGGCAGCTACAACGCACGAGCGCGTTACAGCCCCGATGGCAAGTCGATCGTCATGGTTCAGGGGGGCAGCTCGTTCCGGATTGCGATTCAGGATTTGCAATCGGGAACGGTGCGGGTTCTGAGTCAGGGACCAGAGGACGAATCGCCCAGCTTCGCACCTAACGGCGCCATGATAATCTATGCCAGCCAGTACGGTGGCAATGGGGTTTTGTCGACGGTTTCCTTCGACGGCAAGGTGCGCCAGCGTGTGGCGGGCCGCGGGGATATCCGCGAGGCGGCGTGGTCGCCTTTCCGGCCGCGCTGA